Sequence from the Fodinibius salicampi genome:
GGGGCCACTTCGGGATCGATATTGGAAAAAGTCATTGCCAGCACGGCGGGATTTTCCGGCGGTTTCTTCTGCAGGTAATCCCCGATAGCATCGTTCATATAACCGACCGATGGGGCCAACAGCTGCATCCCATTATGGATATGCGGATCACCGGGACAGGCTTCGTAGCGCGGCAGCTCCTCCACCGCACAACGAATCACCATTCCAAAACCATTCCCCACATTAATATTTTCAACTTTTGTATAGGTACCCGGAGACAAATACTCCCTGCCCACCAGCTTCATCATCGTTGTCTGCACATGAGCATTGGAGATGACGATATCAGCCCGGTACTCGTTTTCTTCCGTACGAACACCTATGGCCTTCCCTTCATCAATTAAAACCTGTTGAACCGGTTCTCCAGTTAATACTTTGCCCCCGTGATCCTCCAGAAAAGCTACCATTGCCTGTGTAAGCATACCGCTGCCCCCGCGCGGATGCTTGGCTCCACTCTGATGCAGCATCGACTGCCAGCCCGCAAAATCGCCTGTAGCAGGATGATCGGGCGTAGGCCCTGATTGTGCCGCAAACCAGGTCATTGCTGCTTTTAAATAGCGGTTTTCAAAGGCATCATCCACCACCTTTCCGTAACTGCTGAAGATCTTTTGTAATCCTTCTGTCTGTTTACCTTTTTCAAACATCGAGCCGTCGCGCCACTGCCCTTTTATTAATTCCGTGGCAATATTTTTTCCGCTGGGAGGCACCATAAAAGCCTTCAGTACCCCTTCATTGACTCGACCCCAGAACTCTACAAAATCCCGGTAGTTTTCTACATCCTCCGGGCAAACACGAGCTATGGAATCCAGCGTACGATCCAGATCCTTAAAAAAATGGATAACCCCTTCTCCTTCCGGCAAAGGATACGACATGATCGGATCCATCTCTATATAATCTAATCCATATTCCTCCAGACTCAACTCCTCAATAATACCAGTTTGATGAATCATAATATGAACCGACGACCCCACATCCATACGAAATCCATTCGGAAAACGATCAGAGCGAAACATGGTTTCGGTAGCTACCGCACCTCCGGCCATATCCCGGCGCTCAAGAACCGTTACCTTATATCCCTCCTTTGCCAGGTAGCAGGCCGTTACCAATCCATTGTGTCCTGAACCCACTATGAGCACATTTTGTTTATTCATTGTAAATCATCTATTCGTTTAATAACATTCGTATATATTTTTCGTATCCTTGATAGGTAACAATTCGTTTTAAAAATTAATTTAAAATTGCTGATTTAATATAAAGGACTATGAACTTTTTCAAGACGATTATCGCCACCATGATCGGCCTTTTCCTGGCTATGGGGTTATTTACTATTATTCTATTTATTACGGTATCCAGCAGTTCACAGGAACCGGAACCTTATGTACAGGATAATACTATTTTAAAAATTGATCTTCGGGGTGCCCTACCACAGCGTACAACCACCAGCCCCCTGGATGAATTGATGGGCAGTAATAATAATAAAGCCTCACTGGAGACATTAAAAGAAAATCTGAAAAAAGCCCAAAGTCACGATAATATAAAAGGTATTCTTCTTCAAATAGATTATGTATCGGAGTCATGGGCTAATCTTGAGGAAGCTCATCGCCTTATCAGTACATTTCGGGACAGCTCAGATAAGTTTATTTATGCCAATACCAACGATATTGGCTACAACGAAAAGGGCTACTTTCTTGCCACGGCCGCTGATTCTGTTTTTGCTCCGCCGGAAACCTTCTTTGAATTTGACGGTTTTTACAGCGAAGTCACCTTTTATGACGGATTGTTTGAAAAACTGGGGATAGAAGCAGAAGTGACACGCCATGGCAAATATAAAGGAGCCGTGGAACCCTACTATCGCAGGGAAATGTCGGAAGAAAACGAGTATCAAATGAATCAGCTGCTCAATGAGGTTAACAATACTTTCATTACAGCTGTCAGCCCAAAAAGCGGCCGCAGTGCGGAAGAGCTTAATAGTATTTTGAACGATCAACCCCGACTTACTACCCAATTTGCTTATGATGAGCAATTGATCGATTCCCTGTTATATGCTGATCAGCTGGATAAACACATAGAAAAACGAATAGGACTTGAAGAGGACGAATCCTTCAAAACGATCTCCAACAGTCGTTATGCGCGGGTTACCCCCTCTTCGGCAGGACTCTCCACGACCTCTTCCTCTCATAAAATTGCGGTCCTTCATGCCAGCGGGCCTATTATGCCCAATGCTGATTCAAATTCTCCCTTTTTGGACCAGCAACTTATCACCGCTGACTTTTTTGATGAACAGCTCCAAAAAATTCGGGATGATGAGGATGTCAAAGCACTGGTAATACATGTTGACAGTCCCGGCGGTTCGGGCAGTACTTCCGATGCTATATGGCGCAACATTAAAACGCTCAAGGATGAAATGCCGGTCATAGTATCTATGGGTGGAGTTGCAGCTTCCGGCGGCTATTATATTGCTATGGCTGCTGATACTATTGTTGCCCAGCCAACGACTATCACCGGTTCGATTGGAGTGTTTGGCACCAAATTGAATACCCGTGAATTCTTTAATGATAAAATCGGTATTACTTTTGACGATGTAAAAACCCATGAGCATGCAGACTGGCTTTCACCAAACCGGGGCTTTACTGAAGCTGAACAAAAGGCCTTTCAACAGTTTATAGACGGCTTTTATGAAGTCTTCATACAGAAAGCCGCAGATTCGCGAAATATGGATGTAGAGCGTATGGATGAACTGGCACAGGGACGGGTCTGGACCGGGGCAGATGCCAAGGAGAATGGACTCATCGACCTGCTGGGAGGACTGGACACGGCTATTCAAACGGCTGCGGAAAAGGCGGAACTCACTGAATACAGCCTTCAAAAATATCCCAGTGAAAAATCCTTTTATGAATTACTTATGAGTTCAACGGCAGCCAAAGTTAAAAACTGGCTGGGAGATAGTTGGATAAGCACGCTTGGGGGCAAACAATTACAGGAACAGCTACCACTTTTAAAGAAACAGCAAGCCCTGACACTCTTCCCTTATCATATAGAAATTCAATAATTAATGCGTTTAGGGTTTAAGGGAAAATTGGATCTGACAGCGTATCAACGGATGTTGATTCCTGTCAGCGTCTTTACTGAGATAACGCTTTAAGGTCCTGTAAACGCTGGCAGGTTAAAGCTAACCCCTGAGTCCGTAAATCAATTATATAATACATATACTATGAAAGTTGGTTCTCTGAATATTGAAATTTTGAGTGAAGGACGTTTTGAAATGTTCAGAGATGGGCATATAAACCGTGCTCCGGAAGAAGATTCGCCGGAATCTAACGGCCCTGAAATAGATACACAATCATCTATTGTAGGTATTAATCCTATTCTGGTTCAACAAAACTCAAAAAACATCTTGCTGGATACCGGGCTGGGATGGGGCCTTGATGCCGGAAGTGACAACAAGCATGTTTCCAATGTACGGACCAATCTTTCTATATTCGGACTAGAACCGGCGGATATAACACATGTCATTCTTAGCCATCTTCACTACGACCATGCTGCCGGATGCTCATATAGCGATAATGAATCCAAAACCCGTCCCACCTTTCCCAATGCCACTTATTATCTTCATCAAAAAGAATGGGAGTATGCTCTTTCTCAAGTAAAAACCAGCTTTGACAAACCCGGAGCAGGATATCAATTAGATGACTTATACCGGCTCATTGCTGATGGCCATATCACCTTACTCCGAGATGACCAAACTGAAATTACGGAGGGTATTTCTACTATTTTAAGTGGGGGGCATACGGCTGGTCACCAAATAGTTCACATGAAAAGCAATGATGAAAGTGCCTACTATTTATCCGACCTGCTCCCCTCTTCTTCCCATCTTAATCATTATAGTATGCGGGGACTGGACCTGTATCCACTGGAGGCAAAAAAACAGAAAGTACAGCTATTGAACAAGGCCTATGAAGAGCAGGCCATCTTACTGTTCTATCACTCCAAACACAGTCAATCGGGGCGCCTCATCAAGGATGATGACAAACAATTTGTACTGGCAGACATTCCTCAAGGATAAGCAGTTAGTGAAGATACAAATCTTAAATTTCCCGGTTTTCCTTATTGGTTCATTGAAATAAGGAACTCTTCATTATCTTTGGTGCCTTTCATTTTATCCAGAACGAACTCCATCGCTTCAAAAGCGTTCATGCGATTCA
This genomic interval carries:
- a CDS encoding MBL fold metallo-hydrolase codes for the protein MKVGSLNIEILSEGRFEMFRDGHINRAPEEDSPESNGPEIDTQSSIVGINPILVQQNSKNILLDTGLGWGLDAGSDNKHVSNVRTNLSIFGLEPADITHVILSHLHYDHAAGCSYSDNESKTRPTFPNATYYLHQKEWEYALSQVKTSFDKPGAGYQLDDLYRLIADGHITLLRDDQTEITEGISTILSGGHTAGHQIVHMKSNDESAYYLSDLLPSSSHLNHYSMRGLDLYPLEAKKQKVQLLNKAYEEQAILLFYHSKHSQSGRLIKDDDKQFVLADIPQG
- a CDS encoding phytoene desaturase family protein, whose protein sequence is MNKQNVLIVGSGHNGLVTACYLAKEGYKVTVLERRDMAGGAVATETMFRSDRFPNGFRMDVGSSVHIMIHQTGIIEELSLEEYGLDYIEMDPIMSYPLPEGEGVIHFFKDLDRTLDSIARVCPEDVENYRDFVEFWGRVNEGVLKAFMVPPSGKNIATELIKGQWRDGSMFEKGKQTEGLQKIFSSYGKVVDDAFENRYLKAAMTWFAAQSGPTPDHPATGDFAGWQSMLHQSGAKHPRGGSGMLTQAMVAFLEDHGGKVLTGEPVQQVLIDEGKAIGVRTEENEYRADIVISNAHVQTTMMKLVGREYLSPGTYTKVENINVGNGFGMVIRCAVEELPRYEACPGDPHIHNGMQLLAPSVGYMNDAIGDYLQKKPPENPAVLAMTFSNIDPEVAPDGGHTLYAWAQWHPYELRDDLHWDDIREREAEKIYEVVCRYAPNMKGELIDWYIQSPLDIERKHAMPKGNVMHVEMSFDQMFMFRPIPEMSKYRTPIENLYLSSASCHPGGGVFGAAGYNAAQIVLKDLKKKSWLKF
- the sppA gene encoding signal peptide peptidase SppA, with product MNFFKTIIATMIGLFLAMGLFTIILFITVSSSSQEPEPYVQDNTILKIDLRGALPQRTTTSPLDELMGSNNNKASLETLKENLKKAQSHDNIKGILLQIDYVSESWANLEEAHRLISTFRDSSDKFIYANTNDIGYNEKGYFLATAADSVFAPPETFFEFDGFYSEVTFYDGLFEKLGIEAEVTRHGKYKGAVEPYYRREMSEENEYQMNQLLNEVNNTFITAVSPKSGRSAEELNSILNDQPRLTTQFAYDEQLIDSLLYADQLDKHIEKRIGLEEDESFKTISNSRYARVTPSSAGLSTTSSSHKIAVLHASGPIMPNADSNSPFLDQQLITADFFDEQLQKIRDDEDVKALVIHVDSPGGSGSTSDAIWRNIKTLKDEMPVIVSMGGVAASGGYYIAMAADTIVAQPTTITGSIGVFGTKLNTREFFNDKIGITFDDVKTHEHADWLSPNRGFTEAEQKAFQQFIDGFYEVFIQKAADSRNMDVERMDELAQGRVWTGADAKENGLIDLLGGLDTAIQTAAEKAELTEYSLQKYPSEKSFYELLMSSTAAKVKNWLGDSWISTLGGKQLQEQLPLLKKQQALTLFPYHIEIQ